In Synechococcus sp. PCC 7502, the genomic stretch TAGCAACAGCCACTGAATACTCACATAATTTTAGAAAAGCCAGATCATTCTCAGCATCCCCAATCGCCACCGTATTATGCATAGATAAATTCATTCGACCTAGTGCGGCAGCTAGTCCCGAAGCCTTGTTGACCCCTGCTGGTAAGACCATCACCGCACCTTTATTAAAGATTACCTGTAAATCTAAGCCCTGTTCTCGAATTACATTAAGCACCTCTGTTTCGTTGGGTTCCCATGTTGCCACAATCACTTTGCCGACCGAGAGGGGATCAATATTTAGCGATCGCAATTTCTGCACAAAACTTTCTGGAGGTAAACTTCCTAGTAATAATTCTTCTCGAGTTGACGGAAAGTATAATACTGCTCCATTCTCAGCTACCACACAATCAAATAAGTTAACTTCAGGAAATACCTCACAAAGATCTTCTAGTTGCCTTCCTGTAACCAAGATTAGCTTGCGTCCAGATTTTTGTAATCGTTTGAGTGCATCTAGAGTCGCTTCTGATACTTTGCCATTAGTAGCTAAGGTGCCATCGTAGTCTGTTGCCAATATTAAATAATGCATAAATTTTGTGTAAGGGCTTAATGATCATCCCTTTGATTTGGTTGAATCCGTGCGATCGCTGTTTGTAACTCTGGCTCCATTTCCGCCGAGGTAATGCGATCGGGCTGAAAAAGATTACCAAAAAAAATTACGGCGTTCTTCATGGGTTGTTAGTTAAAATTTGGAAGATATTAATGATTAGCTGGTTCCTGCTTGATCCCAAGCTTCTCGTGCGGCATCTTTAGCTTGTTCCCATGGTACTCTGATTCCACTTTTTTGAGCTAGTTTTTCATAATCACTTTTCAGTTCAGTTTCTGCTTCATCAAAGCTTTTACCAGAATAGCGATCGTATCCTTCATGCCCTGACTGATAGGCTGATTGATAATCTTCGTAGCAGATACTTTTATCATGATGAGGATGGGTACCATACTTTTGTCGCCAATAGTTATCATCAAAGTTTCGAGGTATTTGAGTTGAATTATTCATGGTAATTTTTATTAAATTTGCGTAAAAAAAAAGTGATTAGCTAAGTTGATGGTCAATTTGTTTGAACTGATGATCGTAGTGGTCAGTTAAAATCAGCTTTTTGTCGGGAACGTAGACCAAAACAGTCAAGTCCAAATTGGGAAAATCATGTCGAAAGCCTTGGGCTAAAGACTGGGTTAGACATAGTTAATATTTCCAATATTTTAGAGGAATTCTCAAAAGATTAATAGTGTTATTAATTAAGTAAAACTATTGGTATTGTCAGCTTTAGCCATATCGAATGACATATTTCTACCATTGCGATCGCCAAGCTGAGAATAGTGGCTTTTAATAAAGAGTTAGAAAAGGGAAAAATCTTTTTTTGCTGATATTTAGTTGGAGAAGTCATAATCTGTCCTAATAAAAAATTTACTTTAAGTGATATCAGTTCAGCCTAGAAAAGAATTAGAAGGGAAGTTAGAAGAATATCTGTATTTATCTACTAAAGCAGATACTATGGTTTACTTCCTCCGTTTGCAGGATTGGGTAGATTATCAGGAGCAACATTAGGATTGGGATTAATCTGATAAGTTGGAAAACCATTCGGGCTTAGTGGCTTAGGATTATTTACACTATTAGGAGCAACATTGGGATTATTGGGATTAATCTGATAAGTTGGAAAACCATTCGGGCTTGGTGGCTTGGGATTATTCACACTATTAGGAGCAACATTGGGGTTGGGATTATTGGGATTAATCTGATAAGTGGGAAAACCATTTGGGCTTGGTGGCTTAGGATTATTCACACTGTTAGGAGAAACATTGGGATTAGGATTGTTGGAATTAATTTGATAAGTGGGAAAACCATTTGGGCTTGGCAGCGCGGGTACAATCAGTGGATTTATAGGCTGATTATTAGAAGGATTAACTGGATTATTTGTCTCAGTCTGTGCCAGAAGAAATGGAACGGGCAATACAATTGCTAAACCTATACTTAAAATAGTGGCTTTTAATAAAGTTTTGAGACGATTGCTAGGTTGGGTATTTAGGATTAAAGGCATACCTGCAAACATTAAACCACCAACTCCATAAATTTCCCATTTGATCAGGGAACGTTGAGAGTTGGAGGACATCTTGCGATGATTCATAATTCAGACTCCTAAATAGTGATGCAGACAATTTATGTACTCAATCACATCTTTACAGGTTAATGTTAGAAATCATGTATACCTATTTGTTTGACAATGAACTAATTGATTCATTTGTGTAGGAATGTTGTAAATCTTAATTTCCCGTATATTTCAGGTTCTGGGCGATCGCCAATAATGTCACAAATAACATGGTTTAAACATTATCTAATCTTTATTAAAAAATGTGTTTTTCCATTAGTTTACAGAAGAATAAGTTGAACGAGAACAGTGACGAACAAAATTGGCTACTGCCTCCACAAATTCTTGGTGTTGCTCCATCATACTCATATGTCCCGAAGGCGCTAGAACTACTAATTCCGAATTTTCTATTTGCTCATGCATATAGCGACTTGCCTCAACAGGGGTAGCCCCATCTTTATTCGCAGAAATTATCAAAGTTGGGATCTCAATCTCTTTGAGAACTTCAGTGGCATCGTAATGCATCATCCCTAACATTTGTCGCCCTAAAACTGAGGGTGAGACTCGTGCCGAGCGATTAATTAAATAGTCCAACTGTCCCCTAGTGGGACGACCCGCAAAAGAAGAAAATCTTCCAGAAATATGTGAAGTTCCATTCAAATAGCTCAACCATGTTTGCGCCCAGACAAGTGGCGATAAACCAATCATTAAGTAAAGGAGGGGTTCTAATAAGGGCTTTTGTAAGACTTGCAAAATATTTGCAAATGGAGCTGTATGCACTGGATTAGTAAAAGTAGTATTAACTAAACCAATACCCGCCACACGCGTTCCTAAATGTTGGGGAAATAGACGACAGAATGTTAATAAAATCATGCCCCCCATACTATGTCCAAAAATAATCGCTGGTTTATCTCCTGCCAAATGCAGAACCGCTTCCAGATCGGTTGCTAAGTTCTGCATACTATAATCATGAGCAGGAACTTGTCCAGATTTTCCACTCCCTGGTACATCCCATAGGATTAAGCGAAATTCATCCACTAAAGCTTGTTTAATGTAGTACCAATGCGTGCTATTACAACTCCACCCATGGGTAAAAATGATCGGTGGAGCATCGCGATCTCCGAATAATTCAACGTGAATATTTGTCCCATCTGGTCGATGGATTTGTTTAACCTCTCGGGAACGCGAAGGCGTTGGTTCATTATCGGCGGGATTAGCTAGCAGCCATAGGATCACAAAGCGTCCTAATAGGCTAAAAACTAACATGACAATGCCCGAAATAAATAAAGCGATAACTGTAATCCAACCCAGATACCAACCAATTACAAAATACAAGCCAAAACCAAACAATGCTGTAGAAAGTAATCCAAGCAGCAAGATAATTAGTGGAGCTAAGGGAAAAATAGACATATATTTAAGTATTAGGTTGCTCTAGGTTTTACGGTGACTTACTTATTGCCCAGAAAAGCCCATTCATGAATGGTTCTTTCTGAGGCAATATCGTAGTTTTTAAACTCCGACAGTTTTTTTACTAGGTTCTGGCTTTGCACCATTGGATGCGATCGCTTCGCCTTCAACAAAAGAACGCAGCATCCATGAGATTTGCTCATGCTGTTCCATCAAACCTGTAAGAAAGTCTGCGGTTCCGTCATCTTTAAACTTGTTGCTACATTTCTCAATATGTTCACGCAAATTGCGTACCACTTGTTCATGATCGGCTAGCAAGTGCGATACCATACCTGTTGCTGTGGGGATTTTTCCAGCATCTTCTTTGAGAGAACAGATTTTGAGAAATCCTTCCATCGTTCCGACAGGGTAACCACCTAAAGTTCTAATCCGTTCGGCAATCACATCCACATTGATGGTGAGGGCTTCATAATGCGCTTGCCATAGTTTGTGCAAGGTCATAAATTGAGGTCCTACCACATCCCAATGAAATTTCTTCGTTTTGACTAATAGCAAATAGCTATCTGCCAAGTCGTTGTTGAGGAGGTCGATCACGCCTTGGCGTTGGGTATCGGTTAGTCCAATATTAATTGTTTGCATAATAATTTTCCTGAATTAATGAATAGTGTTGGTTAAAGACTCTAAGAGATCACCCTCAATCCTCTTTAAAAAGGGGGGGGGCTGAGGGAATCTAGAGCAATTCTTAAATGAGTTCTTAGACTGGTTCCATTAAAGGAACGTCTGTAGCTGGCGTATCTTCTGGCTCAAAGTCAGCCTTGGGAGTTCCACATTTGGGACAAACCCAATCATCGGGCAAAGCTCCAAAGGGAATACCAGGTTCAATGCCTGAGTCTGGATCGCCGAGTGCAGGATCGTAGACATATCCACAGGTTTTACAGATATACTTTTCCATTTTTGACTCCAAATTTCTAAACATAAAAATGATTTGAGAAGCGCATAATGTGCAGCGCAGAGAACCACACATTATGTCCATCACCAAGGTGATGAATTTAGTTAACGACTTGCTCCAAGTCCCTGACAGCAGGTCCTTGAATCACTTTGCCGTCACAGCTAAATCTTGCGCCGTGGCAAGCGCAATCCCAACTTTTCTCAGCGTTGTTCCAACTCACAATACAAGCGAGATGAGTACATGTTGCCGAGACAGCATGGATAGTTCCCTGTTCATCGCGGTAAGCTGCGACCTTTTCATTATCAATGGTCAGTAGTTTGCCTTCACCCTTAGCCACTTCGCTAAAGGAAGAAGATAATAAACCTTTGAAGCGATCGCCAATCCATCGAGTTACCACACTAGCTTCTTGTTTGACCGATTCCACTGTTACAAATGGAGTTGCACGCAGTGAGTCATACAGGTCTGTATAAGGATTGTCTTTTCCGAGAATTAAGTCGGAGAGAATCATCCCAGACATAGTTCCCTTCGACATGCCCCAGAGACTAAATCCTGTGGCGACATAAATGTGTTTATTGAAGGGAGTCAAGTTACCAATGTAGGGAAGCTTGTCAAAGGACACCATGTCTTGGTTTGACCAACGGTATGCAAAGGTATCAATACCAAAGCGATCGCGGGCATAGGATTCTAGTTTTTGATACCGTTCCTCAGTATTAGTAACTGTGCCAACTTTATGCCCTTCACCACCAACCAGTAGGAGTAGCCCATCCTCATAGGGAGTGGTGCGAATCGAATGAGAAGATTTTCCGCTACCGATATACATTCCCTGCGGTGCTTTCGCGGGATCGATTTTTGCACCCACGATGTAGGAGCGTTCAGGATAGGTTTTGGCGAAGAAAAGCCCTAGGTTTAGAATCGGTAGATTCGTGGCAACAACTACATCTTGGGCATTAATTACACCCAGATCAGTAACAACGTAACAGGAATCACCATCATCAACTCTCTGAACCCTAGTATTCTCAAATAAATAGCTGCCAGCGCCAGCAATATTTTTAGCAAGATGTAGCAAATATTTGCGAACATGAAACTGAGCTTGATTTTCAAGCTTGATTGCTCCTGCGATCGCAAATGGTAGTGATGTTTCTGTAATAAAGGTCGCGGGAAGTCCTAGTTTATGAGCGGCTTCCACTTCATCTTTAATTTGATCTAGCTCAATATCTCGCTCAGCAAAAGTGTAAGAGCTTTGACGACTAAAATCACAATCAATCTGCTCTTCAGAGACAAAAGCGGCAACTTGCTCAACTCCAGCTAGATTTGATTCTGCATAAAGTTTTGCTTTCTGTTGTCCAATTTGCTCAATTAAATCCGCATAAATCAGTTGATGTAATGCTGTAACTTTAGCAGTTGTATGACCGCTGACACCTAAGGCAACTTGTCTAGACTCAATTACCGCAACGGTTTTTCCCGCCCGTTTTAGCAATGTCGCTACAGTGAGTCCCACGATGCCACCACCTATAATGGCAACATCGACTGAAAGCCTATTTTCAAGAGAGGGATAAGTAGTGACAGGAGTTGAGTCGATCCAAAAGGAGGCGTGTTTACCAGATAAACTTGTCATAGAATTTCTCCTAACTTAATAAACATGAAAGGATTAAGAGTCAGGATATTTATCCCATTTACTCTTACAGGTAAGTATTTGATTTCCTGACTGAATTAATTGAATAGAATACAAAACGTAAATGAGAATGCTCAAATTAAGATCTGTAGAAGTATTTGCAAAAGTAATTGTGGCGATCGCTATCTAGGAATACTTGTTGGGAATAGACAAATTTGACTGGGGCGCCAACTTCACCGTAACAGCCATACTCTTTACCCCCTTGATTTCCATTCCTAACTTCTGGATTTTAGGAATCTGATCGGGTTTAGGTACGGTACCTGACACAGTGACGATCGCATCTTTAGCGGCAACAGTAAGATTACCACCTGGAATATTAGCTTCTAATTTGCTTCGCACTTCACTGGCAAGATCGCTATCATCCCGTTTTAGCTGATCGCCTGCCACGTTATTCCGTTGTTCCCTAGCTCGAATATCTGCCGCTAGCTGTTTTTGGCGAACTTCACTTTGAGCATCATCCTTAGCCACTTTAGAATCTTGTGAATTTTGAGCGATCGGAGCGGAATTGCTATTATTAGTTGAATTAGGCTCTGGAGCTTGGGATGTAGTTTTGGCATCATTACAAGCAGAGGTGGCAATCATTAAGATCCCAACCACAAAGGGGGTGACTATTTTTCTATTCATTTTTCTTACTATTTAACTTATTTTTCAACTTAAATTTCTTTAGAAATTAGGCATAAAGAGAAGGCTCTCCTATCTTGCCAAGGGGATACCGATCAGTCCTTAGGTTGCTTATGGATCAACAGCTCCTTCTTTATAAAGAGTGCAGGCTAATAATTTTTATCCGCACCCTTATGCCCATCATAGATTCCCCAATCATCAATTCCACGCCGACTCAGGATAGACTTACCATAACTTCTACTCAAGCAGGTCAATTAGGGCAAGCCCGCAGAAAATCTACTGAGCAGCAAGGGCTAGTCGCTGGTCTTGAATCTTACTTTTAGCGGCTTTAAATTCAGTAGCCATGAGCTTCTGCTGTTCATCGCCAAAACTTTCTTTAATACGAGGAAACATTTCATCTTCCTCTTCTTTAATATGAGCAGTGACAGCAATCATCAAACCCTCTACCGCAGTTTTGAATTCCACCGTGTCTTCACAACTCATAGCTTTGATCTGCTCTAA encodes the following:
- a CDS encoding alpha/beta fold hydrolase, whose protein sequence is MSIFPLAPLIILLLGLLSTALFGFGLYFVIGWYLGWITVIALFISGIVMLVFSLLGRFVILWLLANPADNEPTPSRSREVKQIHRPDGTNIHVELFGDRDAPPIIFTHGWSCNSTHWYYIKQALVDEFRLILWDVPGSGKSGQVPAHDYSMQNLATDLEAVLHLAGDKPAIIFGHSMGGMILLTFCRLFPQHLGTRVAGIGLVNTTFTNPVHTAPFANILQVLQKPLLEPLLYLMIGLSPLVWAQTWLSYLNGTSHISGRFSSFAGRPTRGQLDYLINRSARVSPSVLGRQMLGMMHYDATEVLKEIEIPTLIISANKDGATPVEASRYMHEQIENSELVVLAPSGHMSMMEQHQEFVEAVANFVRHCSRSTYSSVN
- a CDS encoding Dps family protein — its product is MQTINIGLTDTQRQGVIDLLNNDLADSYLLLVKTKKFHWDVVGPQFMTLHKLWQAHYEALTINVDVIAERIRTLGGYPVGTMEGFLKICSLKEDAGKIPTATGMVSHLLADHEQVVRNLREHIEKCSNKFKDDGTADFLTGLMEQHEQISWMLRSFVEGEAIASNGAKPEPSKKTVGV
- the rd gene encoding rubredoxin; this translates as MEKYICKTCGYVYDPALGDPDSGIEPGIPFGALPDDWVCPKCGTPKADFEPEDTPATDVPLMEPV
- a CDS encoding FAD-dependent oxidoreductase; its protein translation is MTSLSGKHASFWIDSTPVTTYPSLENRLSVDVAIIGGGIVGLTVATLLKRAGKTVAVIESRQVALGVSGHTTAKVTALHQLIYADLIEQIGQQKAKLYAESNLAGVEQVAAFVSEEQIDCDFSRQSSYTFAERDIELDQIKDEVEAAHKLGLPATFITETSLPFAIAGAIKLENQAQFHVRKYLLHLAKNIAGAGSYLFENTRVQRVDDGDSCYVVTDLGVINAQDVVVATNLPILNLGLFFAKTYPERSYIVGAKIDPAKAPQGMYIGSGKSSHSIRTTPYEDGLLLLVGGEGHKVGTVTNTEERYQKLESYARDRFGIDTFAYRWSNQDMVSFDKLPYIGNLTPFNKHIYVATGFSLWGMSKGTMSGMILSDLILGKDNPYTDLYDSLRATPFVTVESVKQEASVVTRWIGDRFKGLLSSSFSEVAKGEGKLLTIDNEKVAAYRDEQGTIHAVSATCTHLACIVSWNNAEKSWDCACHGARFSCDGKVIQGPAVRDLEQVVN
- a CDS encoding BON domain-containing protein, coding for MNRKIVTPFVVGILMIATSACNDAKTTSQAPEPNSTNNSNSAPIAQNSQDSKVAKDDAQSEVRQKQLAADIRAREQRNNVAGDQLKRDDSDLASEVRSKLEANIPGGNLTVAAKDAIVTVSGTVPKPDQIPKIQKLGMEIKGVKSMAVTVKLAPQSNLSIPNKYS